In a single window of the Allobranchiibius huperziae genome:
- a CDS encoding YczE/YyaS/YitT family protein, producing the protein MTAPPRSPRAALAALTPMGQLRAGRLPRRVVQLFVGLTMYGVAMAMFVRAGLGLDPWDVFHYGVARLTGMDLGTAVIAVSIPVLLLWIPLRQWPGLGTIANAIWIGVATNIALAVIPTMHGLPTQIAVFALGLVINGAGGALYIGAQLGPGPRDGLMTGLHRRTGLSLRLVRTALELTVLGTGWLMGGVVGFGTLAYAVAIGPLVQAFLPWCIVRLDVPLNAPSESAPAAQPV; encoded by the coding sequence ATGACCGCACCACCACGATCCCCACGAGCAGCCCTCGCCGCCCTGACCCCAATGGGCCAGCTGCGCGCCGGACGACTGCCGCGCCGCGTGGTGCAGCTCTTCGTCGGCCTCACGATGTACGGCGTCGCGATGGCGATGTTCGTGCGCGCCGGCCTCGGCCTGGACCCGTGGGACGTCTTCCACTACGGCGTCGCGCGGCTGACCGGGATGGACCTCGGCACCGCGGTCATCGCGGTCAGCATCCCGGTGCTGCTGCTGTGGATCCCGCTGCGTCAGTGGCCCGGTCTCGGCACCATCGCGAACGCGATCTGGATCGGCGTCGCCACCAACATCGCGCTCGCGGTGATCCCCACGATGCACGGACTGCCCACTCAGATCGCAGTCTTCGCGCTCGGCCTCGTGATCAACGGCGCAGGCGGCGCGCTCTACATCGGCGCCCAACTCGGGCCGGGTCCGCGCGACGGACTCATGACGGGGCTGCACCGGCGTACCGGCCTCAGCCTGCGGCTGGTGCGCACCGCGCTCGAGCTGACCGTCCTCGGCACCGGGTGGCTGATGGGCGGCGTGGTCGGTTTCGGGACGTTGGCCTACGCCGTCGCGATCGGTCCTCTGGTGCAGGCGTTCCTGCCGTGGTGCATCGTGCGGCTGGACGTCCCGCTCAACGCGCCGAGCGAGAGTGCACCCGCTGCACAACCCGTGTGA
- a CDS encoding PLP-dependent aminotransferase family protein — translation MQHITGRRLTTLLGAPDPGRPAYLWLADGIHGLVADGRLLHGTRLPSERELVDAVGASRTTVTRAYAVLGERGYAVARRGSGTVVQLPGGPVAGGGEPLPGWEQDEGGGDVIDLRRAAQAAPPGLREALEAATARLPAYVGGAGYFPLGVPELRESIAARYAERGVPTDASQIFVTSGALSALVTVFRAVIGRGDRVVIESPTYAHSVGALRHTGARLVPVPIGPVEIDREARDQALAAGAGAMLALPDFHNPTGLSLDDDDRARLACVWQRHGVVGIVDETLTEVWLDEAPDVLPMAAHSRGCVSVGSASKTFWGGLRIGWIRAPRELVGAIAAARATLDLGAPVLEQLITAELMRTSATLHPDARAGLIESRAALLQLRNALPQWEVRVPSGGLSLWWRMPKPRATRLAAIARQHGVLLDPGSTQAVQGSGLEHYVRTPFALADAARAAVPALVRSWEQIAQEDAGSRGGGRSR, via the coding sequence ATGCAGCACATCACCGGCCGACGGCTCACGACGCTGCTGGGCGCGCCCGATCCGGGCCGGCCGGCCTACCTCTGGCTGGCGGACGGGATCCACGGGCTGGTGGCCGACGGTCGTCTGCTGCACGGCACCAGGCTGCCGAGTGAGCGTGAACTGGTCGACGCGGTCGGCGCCAGCCGCACGACGGTGACCCGCGCGTACGCCGTGCTGGGGGAGCGGGGGTACGCGGTCGCGCGGCGCGGGTCCGGCACCGTCGTGCAGTTGCCGGGCGGGCCGGTCGCCGGCGGCGGCGAACCCTTGCCCGGGTGGGAGCAGGACGAGGGCGGGGGCGACGTGATCGATCTGCGGCGCGCCGCGCAGGCGGCGCCCCCGGGACTGCGGGAGGCGCTGGAGGCCGCGACGGCGCGGTTGCCGGCGTACGTCGGTGGTGCCGGCTACTTCCCGCTCGGGGTGCCGGAGCTGCGTGAGTCGATCGCCGCCCGGTACGCCGAACGGGGCGTGCCCACCGATGCCTCGCAGATCTTCGTGACCTCGGGGGCCCTGTCCGCGCTGGTGACGGTGTTCCGTGCGGTGATCGGTCGTGGCGACCGGGTGGTCATCGAGTCGCCGACCTACGCGCACTCCGTCGGCGCCCTGCGCCATACGGGCGCGCGTCTGGTGCCGGTGCCGATCGGTCCCGTGGAGATCGATCGCGAGGCGCGCGACCAGGCCCTCGCCGCAGGAGCCGGCGCCATGCTCGCCCTCCCGGACTTCCACAACCCGACCGGGCTGTCGCTGGACGACGACGACCGCGCCCGGCTGGCGTGCGTGTGGCAGCGCCACGGCGTGGTGGGGATCGTCGACGAGACGCTGACCGAGGTGTGGCTCGACGAGGCGCCCGACGTCCTGCCGATGGCGGCGCACAGTCGCGGCTGCGTGAGTGTCGGGAGCGCGAGCAAGACGTTCTGGGGCGGTCTGCGGATCGGCTGGATCCGCGCGCCTCGCGAGCTCGTGGGCGCGATCGCCGCCGCACGCGCGACCCTCGACCTGGGGGCGCCGGTGCTCGAGCAGCTCATCACCGCCGAATTGATGCGCACGAGTGCGACGTTGCACCCGGACGCTCGAGCCGGGCTCATCGAGAGCCGAGCCGCACTGCTCCAACTGCGAAATGCGTTGCCGCAGTGGGAGGTACGTGTGCCGTCCGGCGGCTTGTCCTTGTGGTGGCGGATGCCGAAGCCGCGAGCGACCCGTCTGGCGGCGATCGCACGGCAGCACGGCGTACTCCTCGATCCGGGATCGACGCAGGCGGTGCAGGGAAGCGGGCTGGAGCATTACGTGCGTACGCCGTTCGCGCTCGCGGACGCCGCACGCGCGGCCGTCCCGGCGCTGGTGCGGTCGTGGGAGCAGATCGCCCAGGAGGACGCGGGGTCACGCGGAGGAGGAAGGTCGCGCTGA